The following are from one region of the Aequoribacter fuscus genome:
- the rnhA gene encoding ribonuclease HI: MTRNVVIYTDGACKGNPGIGGWGAWLRAGEHEKEMCGGEHDTTNNRMELTATIKALETLKVPCTVDIYTDSVYVRDGVTKWMSNWKRNNWRTASKQLVKNKDLWQALDAAIGQHEINWHWVKGHSGNQGNERADQLANQGIEQLRAAS; the protein is encoded by the coding sequence ATGACTAGAAATGTCGTGATTTACACTGATGGGGCATGCAAAGGCAACCCAGGTATCGGTGGGTGGGGTGCGTGGCTTCGTGCTGGCGAGCATGAAAAAGAAATGTGTGGAGGTGAGCATGACACCACAAACAATCGCATGGAGCTGACCGCCACCATAAAGGCTCTTGAAACCTTGAAAGTACCCTGTACCGTCGACATTTACACGGACTCTGTTTACGTGCGTGATGGTGTGACGAAGTGGATGTCGAACTGGAAGCGCAATAATTGGCGCACTGCGTCGAAACAACTGGTAAAGAACAAAGATCTTTGGCAAGCGCTCGATGCAGCCATTGGTCAGCACGAAATCAACTGGCATTGGGTGAAAGGTCACAGTGGTAATCAGGGCAACGAGCGTGCGGATCAACTCGCCAATCAGGGCATTGAACAGCTGAGGGCAGCGTCATGA
- a CDS encoding PD-(D/E)XK nuclease family protein, translating to MLKPLYDIDVLLPFVSANSIIVTPNERLARAISHAYDTFQADQGLEAWAKISVMSLNRVFERWLDEGRLAPCLKPQQAQYLWESIIRGRMPDDHVTGWLNPKALALESYKTYELIYHYQLRADQSFASAMAADPDSATFYEWLQSFEHDIIKHGWVTQAQQWQALASCHCKLAADVIMVDFDTLTPLQRAACERVSERVRFVRSVLPPSIDAAKTSVCAFQDADEQLRWVAAWAKAHYESKQGERLGIVVPDLNTHRQRLEYHLRQAFGLEHSDYTSLPVNFSAGMAASQVPLIDAAASVLKLSLGRLRPPELLALARSPYLSLCVSHHEFRALREALYDLAPAKLGHSELLLILEQLSKEVPDSALSRWLLTSRVDSKDATCLEHVRHWEQSLQAAGWPGKRGLDSVEYQAFKLWQRTLRDLVSWDGLRPKWAASDALTLLESSLTNSVFQPETPDQNIQVLGTLEAAGLCFDRLIVTDAVAGHFPERIALSPFLPKHLQRQYKMPRADEDQEYQLAKSLLEGMAARSQSLYFSYVALADESKVAVTPLLSQLEQSFPVVAELDRPVIPGVWSMMLESRGLTLTTPQGDLKGGAYRLGMHALCPMQAYSRYRLDIPEEASLEDGLSAKEQGLVLHKSMELLWRGKNRLEQVNPADIAPAVAEALKSISRARQVLLPDLALEAEQLRLETAIRLWLELESQRVPFNVLEHERKAELNLKGWTFSFRLDRLDALADDYSVIIDYKSTAPSTSTWFGGRLEQAQLPLYALALGEHVKGIAYGQISSTKPAKLVGAGQQGFGKGVKVIENWGEQKTLWERALLDLIDELEVGEASVLPSARACRYCDFAAICRVQLSDDEEEGTDE from the coding sequence ATGTTAAAGCCACTGTATGACATTGATGTGTTACTGCCTTTCGTAAGTGCAAATTCCATTATTGTGACACCCAATGAGCGCTTGGCTCGCGCGATCAGCCACGCTTACGACACGTTTCAGGCTGATCAGGGCTTGGAAGCTTGGGCTAAGATTTCGGTCATGTCGCTCAATCGCGTATTTGAGCGCTGGCTCGATGAGGGTCGTCTCGCACCTTGCTTGAAGCCTCAGCAAGCTCAGTATTTGTGGGAGTCAATAATTCGCGGCCGCATGCCCGATGATCACGTGACGGGTTGGTTGAACCCCAAAGCTTTGGCGCTAGAGAGCTATAAGACCTACGAATTGATCTATCACTACCAGCTGCGAGCAGATCAGAGTTTTGCGAGCGCCATGGCTGCAGACCCTGACAGCGCGACCTTTTATGAATGGTTGCAGAGCTTTGAGCACGACATCATTAAGCACGGCTGGGTGACACAAGCCCAACAGTGGCAGGCACTTGCGTCGTGCCACTGTAAACTTGCCGCCGATGTGATCATGGTCGATTTTGATACGCTAACACCGCTGCAGCGGGCGGCTTGTGAGCGTGTTAGCGAACGGGTACGGTTTGTACGATCAGTCTTACCGCCGAGTATCGATGCTGCGAAGACGTCAGTTTGTGCGTTCCAAGATGCTGATGAACAGCTTCGGTGGGTCGCGGCTTGGGCGAAAGCGCATTATGAAAGCAAGCAGGGCGAGCGCTTGGGCATCGTGGTTCCAGATTTGAATACTCATCGCCAGAGACTGGAATATCATCTGCGCCAAGCATTTGGGCTAGAACACAGCGACTACACAAGCCTGCCCGTGAATTTCTCCGCCGGTATGGCTGCCTCCCAAGTTCCCCTTATCGATGCTGCTGCCAGTGTTTTGAAGCTTTCTCTGGGTCGACTGAGGCCTCCCGAACTGCTGGCTCTAGCGCGCTCGCCTTACCTCTCGTTGTGCGTTTCGCACCATGAATTTAGGGCGCTGCGCGAGGCGCTTTACGATCTCGCTCCTGCGAAGCTTGGACACTCTGAATTGCTGCTAATTTTGGAGCAACTGTCAAAAGAAGTCCCGGACTCGGCGCTTTCTAGGTGGTTGCTTACAAGCCGCGTAGATTCAAAAGACGCGACATGCTTGGAGCACGTCAGACACTGGGAGCAGTCTCTCCAGGCTGCGGGCTGGCCGGGCAAGCGGGGTCTCGATAGTGTTGAATACCAAGCGTTTAAGCTTTGGCAGCGCACGCTTCGAGATCTGGTCAGCTGGGATGGGTTGAGGCCAAAATGGGCCGCAAGCGATGCGCTGACGCTATTGGAATCAAGCCTGACAAACAGTGTGTTCCAACCTGAAACACCCGATCAAAATATTCAAGTGCTGGGGACCTTGGAGGCGGCTGGCTTGTGTTTCGACCGGCTTATCGTCACGGATGCTGTGGCTGGGCATTTTCCGGAACGAATCGCCTTGTCCCCGTTTTTACCTAAACACCTGCAGCGTCAATACAAGATGCCCCGCGCTGATGAGGATCAAGAATATCAGTTAGCGAAGAGCTTGCTTGAAGGCATGGCAGCGCGTAGCCAGTCTCTTTATTTTAGCTATGTAGCTCTCGCCGACGAGAGTAAAGTCGCGGTAACGCCACTATTAAGTCAGCTAGAGCAGAGCTTCCCTGTCGTCGCTGAGCTAGACCGCCCAGTCATACCGGGCGTTTGGTCGATGATGCTCGAGTCACGCGGCTTGACTCTGACCACGCCGCAGGGTGATTTGAAGGGCGGAGCCTATCGTTTGGGTATGCACGCGCTGTGCCCGATGCAGGCCTACAGTCGTTATCGTCTCGATATTCCCGAGGAGGCCAGTCTCGAGGACGGTTTGAGTGCAAAAGAGCAGGGGCTGGTATTACACAAGTCGATGGAACTGCTGTGGCGGGGTAAAAACCGTCTTGAGCAAGTGAATCCAGCAGACATCGCTCCCGCAGTGGCAGAGGCCTTAAAAAGTATCAGTAGGGCTCGTCAGGTGTTGCTGCCTGATCTCGCGCTTGAGGCGGAGCAGCTTCGATTGGAAACGGCGATTCGCCTCTGGTTGGAGTTGGAATCGCAAAGAGTACCCTTTAATGTGCTTGAGCATGAACGCAAAGCTGAGTTGAACTTGAAGGGATGGACGTTCTCGTTTCGACTGGATCGACTCGATGCGCTAGCGGATGACTATTCTGTGATCATAGACTACAAAAGCACCGCGCCGAGCACCAGCACCTGGTTCGGCGGTCGCTTAGAGCAAGCCCAATTGCCGCTGTATGCGTTGGCGCTGGGTGAGCACGTCAAAGGTATCGCTTACGGACAAATTTCCTCGACAAAACCAGCAAAGCTTGTGGGTGCAGGCCAACAGGGGTTCGGCAAAGGTGTCAAAGTGATCGAGAATTGGGGCGAGCAGAAAACGCTCTGGGAGCGAGCTTTACTCGATTTGATCGATGAATTAGAGGTGGGCGAGGCTTCTGTCCTTCCCTCGGCGAGAGCCTGTCGATACTGTGACTTCGCCGCAATATGCCGGGTCCAGCTGTCTGACGACGAAGAGGAAGGCACTGATGAGTGA
- the dnaQ gene encoding DNA polymerase III subunit epsilon — MRQIVLDTETTGLETSDGHRVIEIGCVELINRRLSGRHFHQYINPQREVDPGAMEVHGISNEFLQDKPLFSAIADEFLEFIKGAELIIHNAPFDIGFLDYELSLESERRAAPMPTVESLCGVIDTLVMARRKHPGQRNTLDALCTRYDVDNSSRDLHGALLDSEILADVYLAMTGGQTALTLQSENREGGEQSNWVTGEIVRVQRAGLSLPVVPANAEESQAHEAYLDLLDNKSDGALWRRLDESLT, encoded by the coding sequence ATGAGACAAATTGTGTTGGATACCGAAACAACGGGTTTAGAAACCTCGGACGGTCATCGGGTCATCGAAATCGGGTGTGTTGAGCTCATCAATAGGCGCTTATCCGGCCGTCACTTTCATCAATACATTAATCCTCAGCGCGAGGTGGATCCCGGCGCTATGGAAGTGCACGGTATCAGCAATGAATTTTTGCAGGATAAACCCCTGTTTTCTGCGATTGCAGATGAATTTCTGGAATTCATCAAAGGCGCGGAACTTATCATTCACAACGCGCCCTTCGATATTGGGTTTTTGGATTACGAGTTAAGCCTTGAGAGTGAGCGTCGCGCGGCACCGATGCCCACAGTAGAGTCCCTGTGTGGGGTCATTGACACGCTGGTCATGGCGCGCAGAAAACACCCCGGGCAGCGCAATACGCTGGACGCCTTGTGCACTCGCTATGATGTGGATAACTCCAGTCGTGATTTGCACGGCGCCTTATTGGACTCTGAGATTCTCGCCGACGTGTACTTGGCGATGACCGGCGGACAAACTGCCTTGACACTGCAGTCTGAAAATCGTGAGGGTGGTGAGCAGTCAAATTGGGTGACGGGCGAAATTGTGCGGGTTCAGCGAGCGGGTCTCTCTTTGCCTGTGGTGCCTGCGAACGCTGAGGAGTCACAAGCCCATGAGGCGTATCTAGATTTGTTGGATAATAAAAGTGACGGCGCCCTATGGCGCCGTCTCGATGAATCCCTGACTTGA
- a CDS encoding class I SAM-dependent methyltransferase gives MSVSTRQSEIIQQWYHRPSLQDALACVKRELDQALPTCFGYHLVQLADIRFVACYQSSKINHCVRCQPDGEVVSESEHLPFDADSIDVLIAMHSLDTSSNPHQVLREIQRVLAPQGQLFLLGLNPSSLSALSGLLAKLTLREQTSPRSALSVHRLDDWFRLLGMERTRLRYFAHLPYSGTHSKLSRALSKVTRWLEAHRMPAGRLYFIRATKQVCAINRPHLARFRPRLRTIGIGKSVVTSRQTKETLQNND, from the coding sequence ATGAGTGTGTCAACAAGACAAAGCGAGATCATTCAGCAATGGTACCATCGGCCATCGCTGCAGGATGCGCTTGCCTGCGTTAAGCGCGAGTTGGACCAGGCGCTGCCAACCTGTTTTGGATATCATCTCGTTCAGTTGGCCGATATTCGCTTCGTTGCCTGCTATCAAAGTTCAAAAATTAATCACTGCGTTCGATGCCAGCCTGACGGTGAGGTTGTGTCTGAGTCCGAGCATCTGCCGTTCGATGCAGACAGTATTGACGTGCTGATCGCGATGCACAGTTTGGACACGTCCTCGAACCCGCACCAGGTGCTCCGAGAAATACAGCGTGTTTTGGCGCCGCAGGGCCAGTTGTTTTTGCTTGGCTTGAACCCCAGTAGCCTCAGCGCACTGAGTGGACTGCTTGCGAAGCTCACATTGCGGGAGCAAACAAGCCCGCGATCGGCATTGAGCGTGCATCGCTTAGATGATTGGTTCCGGTTGTTGGGAATGGAGCGAACTCGCCTGCGGTATTTCGCGCACTTGCCATACTCTGGCACTCACTCCAAACTGAGTCGAGCGCTCTCTAAGGTGACACGGTGGTTGGAGGCGCATCGAATGCCGGCGGGGCGCTTGTATTTTATTCGTGCGACCAAGCAGGTCTGTGCGATCAACAGACCCCATTTGGCTCGTTTTAGGCCGAGACTGAGGACCATCGGTATAGGTAAGTCCGTGGTAACCTCCAGACAAACTAAGGAAACGCTGCAAAATAATGACTAG
- the gloB gene encoding hydroxyacylglutathione hydrolase, giving the protein MNIVPIPAFTDNYIWCLHLDSRRAIVVDPGDADAVHTYLSDNGLELAGILVTHHHFDHTGGIEALTNARSIPVIGPQNSPFDGLTQRVGDHSQLILESLDIHVLAVPGHTLDHIAYYLPEHKALFCGDTLFSGGCGRVFEGTFEQMRNSLASLRELPASTRVYCAHEYTAANLRFALAVDPANPALQARVAEVSRLRGLNEPTLPTTLEEECRSNPFLRWDAPAIIHSAQNKEPVHNADDVFRVIRQWKDAF; this is encoded by the coding sequence GTGAACATTGTCCCAATCCCAGCCTTTACTGACAACTACATTTGGTGTCTTCATTTAGACAGCCGTCGCGCTATTGTAGTCGATCCCGGCGACGCTGACGCAGTCCACACCTACCTCAGCGACAACGGCCTTGAGCTCGCTGGGATCCTAGTGACGCATCATCACTTTGATCACACGGGTGGTATTGAGGCGCTGACCAACGCCAGAAGTATACCGGTGATTGGTCCCCAAAACTCTCCCTTTGATGGGCTGACTCAGCGGGTGGGTGACCACAGCCAATTGATACTTGAATCGCTCGATATCCATGTACTCGCTGTGCCCGGACACACTTTAGACCACATCGCGTATTATTTGCCTGAACACAAGGCTTTGTTTTGCGGCGATACCCTGTTCAGCGGCGGCTGCGGACGCGTGTTTGAGGGGACATTCGAGCAAATGCGGAATTCCTTAGCGTCCTTGCGAGAACTGCCCGCGAGCACACGCGTTTACTGTGCCCATGAGTACACTGCGGCCAATTTACGGTTCGCGCTCGCGGTCGATCCAGCTAACCCCGCGCTGCAAGCGCGAGTGGCCGAAGTCTCTCGCCTGCGGGGACTCAACGAGCCCACGCTGCCCACGACGCTTGAGGAGGAATGTCGCAGCAACCCTTTCCTGAGATGGGACGCGCCAGCGATCATTCATAGCGCGCAGAACAAAGAGCCAGTGCACAATGCCGATGACGTGTTTCGTGTCATTCGCCAGTGGAAGGACGCATTTTGA
- a CDS encoding UvrD-helicase domain-containing protein: MSDQVQRDRAIDPTASCCVVAPAGSGKTSLLVQRMLALLARVSHPEQIVAITFTRKAAAEMRARMAEVFELAQVKQLSEVPEYERVSLELAKHALSNASERGWSLPEQLERLQFMTIDSFCASLVRQMPLASRMGGVMTPAEPVADLYRAAVLDLLQSSEPQIREHLPPILAALGNRWDSAIDWLSELLTKRDQWQLALFPGQREQDALDYMRETWELECQRRVTQLNADLAPWRAQLQEILNLLGLEETSDFLPLHSPSAIGSWRRVAAFLLTQGGEWRKSVTVKEGFPPKSEQKELHSVVSAEIRAALSPIVFEGVALMPEALDDDQNWQIVTSIVAILPHLLASFWWQCQQRGEVDFTQIASAALEALGDDENPTDLALKLDYSIQHLLVDEFQDTSTHQFELIRRLTRGWFEHNQITPESPKTLFVVGDAMQSIYRFRGAQVDLFVRAIEEGFNGLRLERLDLCRNFRSTGGIVQWVNQVFADLPSHSSPMIKRLAANRAEPVLGGETDIQLHAFAADPNAARETEFVVERVRSWLEADASTTIAVLGRTRSQLAPIMKSLKDAGIAYNAADVERIADNVAVADFVNVLRVIVDPSDTLASMACLRAPWIGASLEVLHQAQTIHARLDTGDWHSSFHALEQDSEDLELQGCLARFNAVIRWGFVFRGRRAVRLWLETLWEGLAGFSIYSSDRDHVAIDTLFEVLEQNPWTIDSPWEITELLESKTITSQRSSRVSVMTMHKSKGLEFDHVVLPSMGRSSRSSSRQLFEWAELPVPQSYGFLLGCSKGAETAGLSVGNWLHEREKIALNDELKRLFYVAATRAKRTLYITTSYKQQDPERCRPAKGSLLGQVTQLSSHECSWHVIPEASEEISGAGSNLSPMRIARFVPATNDALPDSCLTGVEHDLVVAQDWLESSAVQGSLVHKAFELAIRAGQLPRCDAYLRGRLFHEAVSLGYPAAKADECVEQALSVIQVTAGNPSAHWLFVGDQWQRYPEYSVSRRAADGFESYYIDLLLRSTSDDRLRIVDYKTTMPDPSETPQDFERRMLETYQAQMNIYVAIISKMEGRAPEAFLFLTHTQRLVQFDATTLRETT, from the coding sequence ATGAGTGATCAGGTTCAACGCGATAGAGCGATAGACCCAACCGCCAGCTGTTGCGTGGTTGCACCGGCGGGTTCTGGTAAAACCAGTTTGTTGGTGCAGAGGATGCTGGCTTTGTTGGCGCGCGTCTCGCATCCTGAGCAGATCGTAGCGATTACCTTCACGCGCAAAGCGGCAGCTGAAATGCGAGCGCGCATGGCTGAGGTGTTTGAACTTGCGCAAGTAAAACAACTGTCGGAAGTCCCAGAATACGAACGTGTTTCCTTGGAGCTTGCCAAACATGCGTTAAGTAACGCGAGCGAGCGTGGCTGGTCATTGCCTGAGCAGCTCGAACGACTGCAGTTTATGACCATCGACTCCTTTTGTGCGTCGCTAGTACGCCAAATGCCGCTGGCGAGTCGGATGGGTGGGGTGATGACACCCGCCGAGCCGGTCGCGGACCTATACCGTGCCGCGGTACTCGATTTGTTGCAAAGTAGTGAGCCCCAGATACGTGAGCATCTGCCGCCTATTCTTGCGGCACTGGGCAATCGCTGGGACTCAGCGATCGATTGGCTGTCTGAGCTGCTAACGAAGCGCGATCAGTGGCAACTCGCGTTATTCCCGGGTCAACGCGAACAGGATGCACTGGACTATATGCGTGAGACATGGGAATTGGAGTGTCAGCGACGTGTTACTCAACTCAACGCCGACCTGGCGCCGTGGCGTGCGCAGCTGCAAGAAATCCTCAATCTGTTGGGTCTTGAAGAAACCTCTGATTTTTTGCCCTTGCACTCGCCAAGTGCTATCGGATCGTGGCGACGTGTTGCTGCGTTTTTGCTCACGCAAGGCGGGGAATGGCGTAAAAGTGTCACGGTGAAAGAGGGGTTCCCACCAAAATCAGAGCAAAAAGAATTGCATAGCGTGGTAAGTGCAGAAATTCGAGCTGCTCTTTCTCCGATCGTGTTTGAGGGCGTCGCGCTGATGCCCGAAGCGCTGGATGATGACCAGAATTGGCAGATCGTCACGAGCATTGTCGCGATACTTCCCCATCTGTTAGCGTCGTTTTGGTGGCAGTGCCAACAGCGGGGTGAGGTGGACTTCACGCAGATTGCAAGCGCAGCGCTGGAAGCCCTGGGCGATGACGAGAACCCGACTGATTTAGCCTTGAAACTTGATTACAGTATTCAGCACCTGTTAGTGGATGAGTTTCAAGATACGTCAACGCATCAGTTTGAACTGATTCGGAGGCTGACTCGGGGCTGGTTTGAACACAATCAGATAACACCTGAGTCGCCAAAAACCTTGTTTGTTGTCGGTGACGCCATGCAGTCGATTTATCGGTTTAGAGGGGCTCAAGTCGATTTATTCGTGCGTGCAATAGAAGAGGGCTTTAATGGCTTGCGTCTGGAGCGCTTGGATCTGTGTCGAAATTTCCGATCGACGGGGGGTATCGTCCAGTGGGTTAATCAGGTGTTTGCGGACCTACCATCGCACAGTTCTCCGATGATAAAGCGTTTGGCAGCGAACAGGGCCGAGCCCGTTCTGGGCGGCGAGACAGATATTCAGCTGCACGCCTTTGCTGCTGACCCTAACGCGGCTCGAGAAACGGAGTTTGTTGTTGAACGGGTTCGTTCTTGGCTTGAGGCTGATGCGTCCACTACGATCGCCGTACTGGGGCGAACCCGCTCACAGTTAGCCCCGATCATGAAATCACTGAAGGACGCAGGCATCGCGTATAACGCAGCGGACGTTGAGAGGATCGCTGATAATGTCGCCGTCGCGGATTTTGTGAATGTGCTGCGAGTCATCGTGGACCCGAGTGATACCTTGGCGAGCATGGCTTGTTTGCGTGCACCGTGGATAGGCGCATCGCTGGAAGTGTTACATCAGGCGCAAACGATACACGCGCGCTTGGACACGGGTGATTGGCATTCAAGTTTTCACGCTCTAGAGCAAGACTCTGAAGATCTTGAATTGCAGGGCTGTTTGGCACGTTTTAATGCTGTGATTCGCTGGGGTTTTGTGTTCCGAGGACGCAGAGCTGTCCGCTTGTGGCTTGAGACTTTGTGGGAGGGCTTAGCGGGTTTCTCCATATACAGCAGTGATCGCGATCATGTTGCGATAGACACCCTGTTCGAGGTGCTCGAACAAAACCCATGGACGATCGATTCCCCGTGGGAAATCACCGAACTTCTGGAATCAAAAACGATTACCAGCCAGCGCTCGTCACGAGTCTCGGTGATGACCATGCACAAATCGAAGGGCTTAGAATTTGATCATGTTGTGCTGCCCAGTATGGGACGCAGTAGCCGATCGTCTTCACGCCAGCTTTTTGAGTGGGCTGAGCTGCCAGTGCCGCAGTCCTACGGGTTTTTGCTGGGTTGCAGTAAGGGCGCCGAAACTGCGGGTTTGAGTGTCGGAAATTGGCTTCACGAGCGGGAAAAAATCGCGTTGAACGACGAACTCAAGCGTCTGTTTTACGTGGCGGCGACCCGCGCCAAACGGACGCTGTACATTACGACGAGCTACAAGCAGCAGGACCCGGAACGTTGCAGACCTGCCAAAGGTTCGCTGCTGGGGCAGGTTACGCAGTTGTCGTCTCACGAATGTAGTTGGCACGTGATACCAGAGGCATCCGAGGAAATCTCCGGCGCAGGGTCTAATCTTAGCCCAATGCGCATCGCTCGATTTGTTCCAGCGACAAACGACGCGTTGCCTGATAGTTGTTTGACTGGTGTTGAGCACGATCTTGTTGTTGCACAGGATTGGCTTGAATCGAGCGCGGTGCAAGGGTCTTTAGTGCATAAAGCATTCGAGTTGGCAATCAGAGCCGGGCAACTGCCCCGTTGCGATGCGTACCTGCGTGGTCGCTTGTTTCACGAGGCAGTGAGTTTGGGGTATCCAGCCGCAAAGGCAGACGAGTGTGTTGAGCAGGCGCTCAGCGTCATTCAGGTCACAGCGGGAAATCCCAGCGCCCATTGGCTATTCGTTGGAGATCAATGGCAGCGGTATCCAGAGTACAGTGTGTCGAGGCGGGCGGCGGATGGGTTCGAAAGCTACTACATCGACTTGCTGTTGCGCTCCACATCGGACGATAGGCTGCGCATTGTTGATTACAAAACCACTATGCCAGATCCGTCAGAGACGCCCCAGGACTTTGAGCGGCGAATGCTGGAAACGTATCAGGCGCAGATGAACATCTACGTTGCTATTATCTCTAAGATGGAGGGCAGAGCGCCCGAGGCATTTTTATTTTTGACCCACACGCAGCGTTTGGTGCAATTCGACGCTACGACTCTGAGGGAAACAACGTAA
- a CDS encoding LysM peptidoglycan-binding domain-containing protein, whose product MSVNLRPLTTIVLLGVLCACTTLPPEQTSSIAPPQPEVRAVPAPLNVEVTPMPAVDLWDRIRRDLVWSYPDHPTVIAQRAHYLKQTGLFDALSERASWYLHYIVERVEERDLPIELALLPIVESTLLPQSMSHRSAAGLWQIMPRTGKHLGLQQNWWYDGRLDIRDSTEAALDYLESLNARFDGDWLLALSAYNAGETRVKRAQRANAKKGLPTDYWSLKLPTETKHYLPRLLALAQIIKNPQAHEVTLPPVPNTQSFTAIAVNGQIEVSSFAKQLNVDESLIRRFNPGILRWATDPNGSPEILVPVEIADQALALAQSLPDTPRTQWHRYTIQPGDSLIRIAKRFDLEVALLRAANDIKGSFIRAGDTLMIPTGGESTLLADGRRVYRASMRYTVKRGDSLYKIADRFRISISDLVAWNAIDPKDYLRPGQSLTLFPSES is encoded by the coding sequence TTGAGCGTTAATCTGAGACCTCTCACCACCATCGTGCTGTTGGGGGTACTGTGCGCCTGCACGACATTGCCACCAGAGCAAACAAGTAGCATCGCACCACCCCAGCCCGAAGTGAGAGCCGTACCGGCACCCCTCAATGTTGAGGTTACACCGATGCCGGCGGTCGACTTGTGGGATCGTATTCGGCGAGACCTCGTATGGTCCTACCCCGACCACCCAACAGTCATCGCGCAACGAGCGCATTATCTCAAGCAGACCGGCTTGTTTGATGCCCTGTCGGAACGTGCAAGTTGGTATTTACACTACATCGTTGAGCGAGTTGAAGAACGCGATCTTCCTATTGAGCTCGCCCTACTCCCCATTGTAGAAAGTACATTGCTGCCCCAGTCCATGTCGCATAGAAGCGCTGCGGGTCTCTGGCAGATTATGCCGCGAACAGGCAAACACCTAGGTTTGCAGCAAAACTGGTGGTATGACGGACGTCTGGACATCCGCGACTCGACCGAGGCGGCGCTAGATTACCTCGAGTCACTCAACGCCCGCTTTGACGGCGATTGGTTACTGGCGTTATCGGCCTACAACGCGGGGGAAACTCGCGTTAAACGCGCGCAGCGTGCCAACGCCAAGAAAGGGCTACCGACCGACTACTGGTCGTTGAAACTCCCCACCGAAACCAAACATTATCTACCTCGCTTGCTGGCGTTAGCGCAGATTATCAAAAACCCGCAGGCGCACGAGGTCACCCTCCCGCCCGTCCCAAACACACAATCGTTCACGGCGATAGCGGTCAACGGCCAAATAGAAGTGAGCAGTTTTGCCAAGCAGCTCAATGTAGATGAGTCGCTTATCCGACGATTTAATCCGGGCATCTTGCGGTGGGCTACCGACCCCAACGGTTCGCCCGAAATTTTGGTGCCAGTGGAGATCGCAGATCAGGCGCTGGCGCTGGCACAATCGCTACCCGACACACCTCGGACACAGTGGCATCGTTACACCATTCAGCCGGGCGACAGTCTGATTCGAATAGCAAAACGGTTTGATTTGGAGGTTGCGCTACTGCGTGCCGCGAACGACATTAAGGGCAGTTTCATCCGCGCTGGTGACACCCTGATGATTCCCACCGGAGGCGAGAGCACCCTGCTCGCTGACGGCCGGCGGGTCTACCGCGCCTCTATGCGTTACACCGTAAAACGCGGTGATTCTTTGTATAAGATTGCGGACCGCTTCCGTATCTCCATCTCCGACCTAGTTGCCTGGAACGCCATTGATCCAAAAGACTATCTTCGTCCGGGTCAGAGCCTTACGTTGTTTCCCTCAGAGTCGTAG